A window of the Butyricimonas virosa genome harbors these coding sequences:
- a CDS encoding DUF4843 domain-containing protein has translation MATKYLIYTGIFLLLGACSNKAIYYNPDQKRSIYFNWDLSKYISNMVPDTVFFSFAIYEEKEVEYHIPMKSMGMPVDEDQYFELEVVEDSTTAEFGKHYEFGTLIIPKNEVEGILSLKLKRTEDLMNHPVLLYLKFRENDYFKPIEGDHYCLSIMDGKLAKPAWWASYYLGEYSNNNDRLYLKILENFWALEELKPVFYAEKAKEYGKFLENAPTAFFQMPGNMIWIKYVLKPAYEYYRDPVNTYEGFAMVDPDRFIR, from the coding sequence ATGGCTACAAAGTATTTGATATATACAGGAATATTTCTTTTGCTAGGAGCTTGTTCGAACAAAGCTATTTATTATAATCCGGATCAGAAGAGAAGTATCTATTTTAATTGGGATCTTAGTAAATATATTTCTAACATGGTTCCCGATACGGTGTTTTTCAGTTTTGCAATTTATGAAGAGAAGGAGGTGGAATATCATATCCCGATGAAAAGTATGGGAATGCCTGTCGATGAGGATCAATATTTTGAGTTGGAAGTCGTGGAGGATTCCACCACGGCGGAATTCGGGAAACATTACGAGTTCGGTACTTTGATCATTCCTAAAAATGAAGTGGAAGGAATATTGTCCTTAAAATTGAAACGGACGGAAGACCTGATGAATCATCCTGTTCTTCTTTATTTGAAGTTTCGGGAGAATGATTATTTCAAACCGATAGAAGGGGATCATTATTGCCTTTCCATTATGGATGGAAAACTGGCAAAACCGGCTTGGTGGGCTAGTTATTATTTGGGAGAATATAGCAATAATAATGATAGATTGTATTTGAAGATTTTGGAAAACTTTTGGGCTTTGGAAGAGTTAAAACCCGTGTTTTATGCTGAAAAAGCGAAGGAGTACGGGAAGTTTCTGGAAAATGCCCCAACAGCTTTTTTCCAAATGCCGGGAAATATGATTTGGATAAAATACGTGTTGAAACCTGCTTACGAGTATTATCGTGATCCGGTAAACACGTACGAAGGGTTTGCCATGGTTGATCCGGATCGATTTATTCGTTGA